From a single Rhizobium lusitanum genomic region:
- a CDS encoding response regulator: protein MTAEIGKAAFAVMTEDAPSDGNLQAALFDAVCDGLSSAVLVYDKNDLLLFASRQVLNFFPIPPQFLQPSTRLRDYLGAVFDTGVRHPNGHARSAVTRDDWISQRIASHWRERFETTERVGADRWVRFVKRRLPSGFGVCILSDISEVKKREEQWRIDMERVQLTEDILDNLPFPLFVKDCNMVYVAVNKAFSDKYQTTPEEVLGRKGADLFSTDIANRFEESDRHVIETGEMSITHQRQISRDGVERDVVTRKQRIGKPGRYFLIATMQDLPKDGADFDEFALAREIKENSDRSYRRAYVPMAALQTISRRPSAMETFVPENFSGRKILVVTSDLAAETAALKMLAKYGFDTCSVHNENEEAAFLDVASSLGVKIDLVIVDNLLGNRGMELAERQSVPALSLDGSQLASELTFLIARHFNRNIRRKPGGSAESGAEHWQIAAGGEEHGLQILVAEDNDINQIVFSQILEGLGYRYMIAPTGDEAVRLWSEHRPELILMDISLPGLNGFEAARLIRGSEKDGGSHTPIIGVLTQAFERDRKECADAGMDDVILKPVSPDILETVFQKYMRGSRKAQARQVS, encoded by the coding sequence ATGACTGCCGAGATTGGCAAGGCAGCCTTTGCAGTGATGACTGAAGATGCGCCGTCGGACGGCAATCTGCAGGCGGCGCTGTTCGATGCCGTCTGCGATGGGCTTTCCAGCGCCGTCCTCGTCTATGACAAGAACGATCTGCTGCTGTTTGCCAGCCGCCAGGTCCTGAATTTCTTCCCGATCCCGCCGCAGTTCCTGCAACCGTCCACACGGCTGCGGGATTATCTAGGCGCGGTTTTCGATACCGGCGTGCGGCATCCGAATGGCCATGCGAGATCGGCGGTAACGCGCGACGACTGGATCTCGCAGCGTATTGCCTCCCATTGGCGCGAGCGGTTCGAGACGACGGAGCGCGTTGGCGCGGATCGTTGGGTCCGCTTCGTCAAGCGCCGGCTGCCATCGGGGTTCGGCGTCTGCATTCTTTCCGATATTTCCGAGGTGAAGAAGCGCGAGGAGCAGTGGCGCATCGATATGGAACGCGTGCAGCTCACCGAGGATATCCTCGACAACCTGCCGTTTCCGCTGTTCGTCAAGGACTGCAACATGGTCTATGTTGCGGTCAACAAGGCGTTCAGCGACAAATACCAGACCACGCCGGAGGAGGTGCTGGGCCGCAAGGGCGCCGATCTCTTCTCTACCGATATTGCCAACCGCTTCGAGGAAAGCGACCGGCATGTCATCGAGACCGGCGAAATGTCGATCACGCACCAGCGGCAGATCTCACGCGACGGCGTCGAGCGCGACGTGGTCACGCGAAAGCAGCGCATCGGCAAGCCTGGCCGTTATTTCCTCATTGCCACCATGCAGGACCTGCCGAAGGACGGAGCCGATTTCGACGAATTCGCGCTTGCCAGGGAGATCAAGGAGAACAGCGACCGTTCCTACCGGCGTGCCTACGTGCCGATGGCGGCGCTTCAGACTATATCGCGCCGCCCTTCGGCCATGGAGACCTTCGTTCCCGAGAATTTCTCCGGCCGCAAGATTCTCGTGGTGACCAGCGATCTCGCCGCCGAAACGGCTGCGTTGAAGATGCTCGCCAAATACGGCTTCGACACCTGCTCGGTCCACAATGAAAACGAAGAGGCGGCGTTCCTGGATGTCGCGAGCTCCCTCGGGGTCAAGATCGATCTGGTGATCGTCGACAACCTGCTCGGTAATCGCGGCATGGAACTGGCGGAGCGGCAGAGCGTGCCGGCGCTGTCGTTGGACGGCTCGCAGCTTGCCTCCGAGCTTACCTTCCTGATTGCGCGGCACTTCAACCGCAACATCCGCCGCAAACCCGGCGGGAGCGCCGAGAGCGGGGCGGAGCACTGGCAGATTGCGGCGGGCGGCGAAGAACACGGCCTGCAGATCCTGGTTGCTGAGGACAATGACATCAACCAGATCGTCTTCTCGCAGATCCTCGAGGGGCTTGGATACCGCTACATGATCGCCCCGACCGGTGACGAGGCGGTGCGTCTATGGAGCGAGCATCGTCCTGAGCTGATCCTGATGGATATTTCCTTGCCGGGCCTCAACGGCTTTGAGGCCGCGCGGCTGATCCGCGGCAGCGAAAAGGATGGCGGATCGCATACACCGATCATTGGCGTACTGACCCAGGCTTTCGAGCGTGACCGCAAAGAATGCGCCGATGCCGGCATGGACGATGTCATCCTGAAGCCCGTCAGCCCGGATATCCTCGAGACCGTGTTCCAGAAGTACATGCGTGGCAGCCGCAAAGCTCAGGCCAGGCAAGTCTCATAA
- a CDS encoding putative bifunctional diguanylate cyclase/phosphodiesterase — protein sequence MKSAEIPLAPVSQNELQAMAYTDPLTGLGNRHRMRDRARLLSVERASDPAPFTIGIVNLDSFKPINDLFGVDAGDEILCQVAHRLKACIPDGATVTRHEGDEFAFVLPLVFERVGAEKFGQMIREVLSAPYDLGDRNVRLSASFGFAIYPFAGEEFDDLLKNTETALYRSKRRGRGQITVYSKEIAQEMKRATQLEQALRNAIISDAIDVHFQPIVSLASGAVLGFEALARWNDADLGFVSPAVFVPLAEERGFIDALSETLLRKAAEAALSWPRELFLSFNLSSAQLMDPGTSSSILAILGRVGLDPHRLELEITETAVMSSAETANRIIADLRGAGVRISLDDFGTGQSSLGRLREFIFDKVKIDRAFVSRINSDRASEHIVKAVLAMCEGLDLEVVAEGIEDHAEAAKLKSLGCAMGQGYYYGKPVDSTATLRYLHGN from the coding sequence ATGAAATCGGCTGAAATACCGCTCGCGCCAGTCAGTCAGAACGAGCTGCAGGCGATGGCATATACCGATCCCCTGACGGGTCTGGGTAACCGTCACCGCATGCGCGATCGTGCGCGGCTGCTTTCGGTCGAGCGCGCCAGCGATCCCGCGCCCTTCACCATCGGCATCGTCAACCTCGATTCCTTCAAGCCCATCAATGATCTCTTCGGCGTCGACGCCGGTGATGAGATCCTGTGTCAGGTCGCCCACCGCCTCAAGGCCTGCATTCCCGATGGCGCCACCGTGACGCGCCACGAAGGCGACGAATTCGCCTTCGTGCTGCCGCTGGTCTTCGAGCGTGTCGGTGCGGAGAAGTTCGGGCAGATGATCCGGGAAGTGCTGTCGGCGCCCTATGATCTCGGCGATCGCAACGTTCGCCTGTCCGCCTCTTTCGGCTTTGCCATCTATCCCTTCGCCGGCGAGGAATTCGACGATCTGCTGAAAAACACCGAGACCGCGCTCTATCGCTCCAAGCGTCGCGGCCGTGGCCAGATCACCGTTTATTCCAAGGAAATCGCCCAGGAGATGAAGCGCGCGACGCAGCTCGAACAGGCGCTGCGCAATGCCATTATTTCCGATGCCATCGACGTGCATTTCCAGCCGATCGTCTCGCTCGCCAGCGGTGCGGTTCTCGGTTTCGAGGCCCTGGCGCGCTGGAACGACGCCGATCTCGGCTTCGTGTCGCCGGCCGTCTTCGTGCCGCTGGCCGAGGAGCGCGGCTTTATCGATGCCCTCTCCGAGACCTTGCTGCGCAAGGCTGCCGAGGCGGCACTTTCCTGGCCGCGCGAGCTGTTCCTCTCCTTCAACCTGTCCTCGGCACAATTGATGGACCCCGGCACGAGCAGCAGCATCCTCGCCATTCTCGGCCGCGTTGGGCTCGATCCGCATCGCCTTGAGCTGGAGATCACCGAAACCGCCGTCATGAGCTCAGCCGAAACGGCAAATCGCATCATCGCGGACCTTCGGGGTGCTGGTGTGCGCATCTCGCTGGATGATTTCGGCACCGGCCAATCCAGCCTAGGCCGCCTGCGCGAGTTCATTTTCGACAAGGTCAAGATCGACCGTGCCTTCGTTTCGCGCATCAATTCGGATCGCGCCTCCGAACACATCGTTAAGGCGGTCCTCGCCATGTGCGAGGGGCTCGACCTCGAAGTGGTGGCCGAAGGCATCGAGGACCACGCCGAGGCGGCAAAACTCAAATCGCTCGGCTGCGCCATGGGGCAAGGCTACTATTACGGCAAGCCCGTCGATAGCACCGCCACTCTGCGCTATCTCCACGGAAATTGA
- a CDS encoding Lrp/AsnC family transcriptional regulator, whose product MPVALDAIDRRILRALQRNGRIPNVELAKEVGLSPSPCLRRVRLLEESGVIDRYVAVLNAAKVGVGLTVFARVWFKTQDAEITHQFAETVRKFPEVVECYLTTGECDAIMRIVTADLHSYWRFQADHLTRIPSVQSVKTDVPMETIKQSHELPLP is encoded by the coding sequence ATGCCAGTGGCGCTAGACGCTATCGATCGGCGCATACTTCGCGCGCTCCAGCGCAATGGGCGGATTCCGAATGTCGAGCTGGCCAAAGAGGTGGGGCTTTCGCCCTCGCCCTGTCTGCGCAGGGTACGCCTGCTGGAAGAATCGGGCGTCATCGATCGCTATGTTGCCGTGCTCAACGCTGCAAAAGTCGGCGTGGGACTTACCGTGTTCGCGCGCGTTTGGTTCAAAACGCAGGACGCCGAGATTACCCATCAGTTCGCAGAGACAGTCAGGAAATTCCCCGAGGTCGTCGAATGCTACCTAACGACCGGTGAGTGCGACGCCATCATGCGGATCGTTACCGCCGATCTCCACAGCTATTGGCGTTTCCAGGCCGACCATCTGACACGCATACCCAGCGTCCAGAGCGTCAAGACCGACGTTCCGATGGAAACAATCAAGCAGAGCCATGAATTGCCATTGCCGTAG
- a CDS encoding argininosuccinate synthase, with translation MVKDIKKIVLSYSGGLDTSIILKWLQEIYKCEVVTFTADLGQGEELEPARAKAEMLGIKDIRIVDVREEFVRDFVFPMFRANTVYEGQYLLGSSIARPLIAKHLVRIAQEVGADAISHGATGKGNDQVRFELTVNALDPSIKVIAPWREWDIQSRTQLIEYAERNQIPVPKDKRGEAPFSIDANLLHTSSEGKVLEDPADIAPDYVYQRTVDPVDAPNVPEIITIGFEKGDAVSLNGDRLSPATLLTKLNELGGKHGVGRVDLVENRFVGMKSRGVYETPGGTILLAAHRGIESITLDSGAAHLKDEIMPRYAELIYNGFWYAPEREMLQALIDRSQTYVDGEVTVKLHKGSASVVARSSPNSLYSMDLVTFEEGSGSYDHHDAEGFIKLNGLRLKTLAARNKRLGH, from the coding sequence ATGGTCAAAGATATCAAGAAGATCGTGCTCTCCTATTCGGGCGGTCTGGACACCTCGATCATCCTCAAATGGCTTCAGGAGATTTACAAATGCGAGGTGGTGACCTTCACCGCCGATCTGGGGCAGGGTGAGGAACTTGAGCCGGCGCGCGCCAAGGCTGAGATGCTCGGGATCAAGGACATCCGCATCGTGGATGTACGTGAAGAATTTGTGCGTGACTTCGTGTTCCCGATGTTCCGCGCCAATACGGTGTATGAAGGCCAGTATCTGCTCGGCTCCTCCATCGCCCGCCCGCTCATCGCAAAGCATCTTGTCAGGATCGCCCAGGAAGTGGGTGCCGATGCCATTTCTCATGGCGCCACCGGCAAGGGCAACGATCAGGTCCGGTTCGAATTGACAGTCAACGCGCTTGACCCATCCATCAAGGTCATCGCACCGTGGCGCGAGTGGGACATTCAGTCCCGCACCCAGCTCATTGAGTATGCCGAACGGAACCAAATCCCGGTCCCCAAGGACAAGCGCGGCGAGGCACCGTTCTCGATTGACGCGAATTTGTTGCACACCTCGTCCGAGGGCAAGGTCCTGGAAGACCCGGCCGATATCGCGCCGGACTATGTCTATCAGCGTACGGTCGATCCCGTGGACGCGCCAAACGTACCCGAGATCATCACTATCGGCTTTGAGAAGGGTGACGCGGTCTCTCTCAACGGCGACAGATTGTCACCGGCGACGCTGCTGACCAAGCTCAACGAGCTGGGTGGCAAACATGGCGTAGGGCGGGTCGATCTGGTCGAGAACCGGTTCGTCGGCATGAAATCGCGCGGGGTTTATGAGACGCCGGGCGGGACGATCCTGCTCGCGGCGCATCGCGGGATCGAGTCGATCACGCTCGACAGTGGTGCGGCTCACCTGAAGGACGAGATCATGCCGCGCTATGCCGAGCTGATCTATAACGGCTTCTGGTATGCGCCGGAGCGGGAGATGCTGCAGGCGCTGATCGACCGGAGCCAGACCTATGTTGATGGTGAGGTGACGGTAAAGCTCCACAAGGGATCGGCCAGCGTCGTCGCGCGCAGTTCACCCAATTCGCTCTATTCGATGGACCTGGTGACGTTCGAGGAAGGCTCGGGCAGCTACGATCATCACGATGCCGAGGGTTTCATCAAGCTCAACGGGCTGCGACTGAAGACCTTGGCGGCACGCAATAAGAGGTTGGGACATTAA
- a CDS encoding PRC-barrel domain-containing protein, whose protein sequence is MTGKLFTSVAAAAIFATASVLSPMAFAQAQQPSTNNSNAPVTQTTPATPDTTKPAIKTPQNDAQAPASAPTTTMAQTGGYLTEQSADQISAKTYMGQSVYNGQNESIGSINDLVLLKQGGVVAAVVGVGGFLGMGQKNVAVSFDKITATQNAEDGTVKLTTTETAETLKAAPEFKTLAVQASDKAAQTTPTAPGTDSTTTSSTTDK, encoded by the coding sequence ATGACCGGTAAACTGTTCACTTCTGTCGCTGCAGCCGCAATCTTTGCCACAGCATCGGTTCTTTCTCCGATGGCTTTTGCCCAGGCTCAGCAGCCATCAACCAACAATAGCAACGCGCCGGTGACACAGACCACTCCGGCAACGCCTGACACCACCAAGCCGGCAATTAAGACGCCGCAGAACGATGCCCAGGCACCAGCTTCGGCGCCAACGACAACCATGGCGCAGACCGGTGGATATCTGACCGAGCAGTCGGCAGATCAGATAAGCGCCAAGACCTATATGGGCCAGTCGGTCTATAATGGTCAGAATGAAAGCATCGGCAGCATCAACGATCTGGTCCTACTGAAGCAGGGCGGCGTGGTCGCCGCAGTCGTCGGCGTCGGCGGTTTCCTTGGCATGGGCCAGAAGAACGTCGCCGTTTCCTTCGACAAGATCACGGCGACGCAGAATGCCGAGGACGGCACCGTCAAGCTGACGACCACCGAAACAGCCGAGACGCTGAAGGCGGCGCCCGAGTTCAAGACGCTCGCCGTGCAGGCCTCTGATAAGGCCGCACAGACCACTCCGACGGCACCCGGAACTGACAGCACGACGACCTCGTCGACGACCGATAAGTAA
- a CDS encoding SMP-30/gluconolactonase/LRE family protein — protein MTAIHDFQGTILSDTASVLGEGPTYDPDTDTVWWFNILGKELHELHLASGRKQVHDLPMMASVLARIDAGRQLLATEEGLFLRDTTTGELTFYAAIEADKPENRSNDGRTHISGSLWIGTMGKRAEMQAGAIYHVAGGKVTKIFDQISIPNSICFSPDGTMGYFTDTRVSQLMRVMVDPLTGLPTGEPIVLVDSMEDPGGIDGSVCDADGYIWNARWGSGFVDRYSPDGLRIERYRVPAAQPSCPAFVGKDADRLAVTTAWEGLDEDARSTQPQAGALLELGPTVKGVFDPAYKI, from the coding sequence ATGACCGCGATTCACGACTTCCAGGGCACCATTCTTTCCGACACCGCTTCGGTGCTGGGCGAAGGGCCGACCTATGATCCAGATACCGATACGGTCTGGTGGTTCAACATTCTCGGCAAGGAATTGCACGAGCTGCATCTTGCAAGCGGCAGGAAGCAGGTCCACGACCTGCCGATGATGGCAAGCGTGCTTGCCCGTATCGACGCCGGACGGCAGTTGCTCGCCACCGAAGAGGGCCTGTTTCTCCGCGATACCACGACCGGCGAACTGACTTTTTATGCCGCCATCGAGGCGGACAAGCCGGAGAACCGTTCCAATGACGGGCGCACGCATATCTCCGGTTCGCTGTGGATCGGCACCATGGGCAAGCGCGCCGAAATGCAGGCGGGCGCCATCTATCACGTCGCCGGCGGCAAGGTGACGAAGATCTTCGATCAGATCAGCATTCCGAACTCGATCTGCTTTTCTCCCGACGGCACCATGGGCTACTTCACCGATACGCGCGTCAGCCAGCTGATGCGGGTGATGGTCGACCCTCTGACTGGGCTTCCCACGGGCGAGCCCATCGTTCTGGTCGACAGCATGGAGGATCCGGGCGGCATCGATGGTTCGGTCTGCGATGCCGACGGCTATATCTGGAACGCCCGCTGGGGTTCCGGCTTCGTCGATCGTTATAGCCCGGACGGCCTGCGCATCGAGCGCTATCGCGTGCCGGCCGCACAGCCCTCCTGCCCGGCCTTTGTCGGCAAGGATGCCGATCGCCTGGCGGTGACGACAGCCTGGGAGGGCCTCGACGAGGACGCTCGCTCGACACAGCCGCAGGCAGGAGCACTTCTCGAACTCGGCCCGACGGTCAAGGGCGTTTTCGATCCAGCCTACAAGATCTGA
- a CDS encoding 2-dehydro-3-deoxy-6-phosphogalactonate aldolase produces the protein MTTRVPFPSMKRPLIAILRGIKPEETADIVGALIEAGLTAIEIPLNSPEPFRSIEIAAKLAPADCLIGAGTVLTVEDVDRLDAAGGKLLVTPNVEPAVISRGRDKGMVTMPGVFTATEALTAARAGATGLKFFPAGVLGASGITAIRAVLPPELVIAAVGGVSDKNFADYTKAGILAFGLGTSLYKPGMTTAEVAERAKVTIYAYDAAIGA, from the coding sequence ATGACGACCCGCGTCCCCTTCCCTTCCATGAAGCGCCCGCTCATTGCCATTCTTCGCGGCATCAAGCCGGAGGAAACAGCCGATATCGTCGGCGCGCTGATCGAGGCCGGCCTGACAGCAATCGAGATTCCGCTGAACTCGCCGGAGCCTTTCCGTTCGATCGAGATCGCCGCCAAGCTGGCGCCCGCCGATTGCCTGATCGGCGCCGGCACGGTACTGACCGTCGAAGATGTCGATCGGCTGGATGCCGCGGGCGGCAAACTGCTGGTGACGCCAAACGTCGAACCGGCGGTCATTAGCCGTGGTCGCGACAAGGGCATGGTGACGATGCCCGGCGTCTTCACCGCGACGGAAGCGCTGACCGCCGCCCGTGCTGGCGCGACCGGCCTTAAATTTTTCCCGGCCGGCGTGTTGGGCGCCTCCGGCATCACTGCCATCCGCGCCGTGCTACCGCCGGAGCTCGTCATCGCCGCTGTTGGCGGCGTTTCGGACAAGAATTTCGCCGATTACACCAAGGCCGGCATCCTCGCATTCGGTCTCGGCACCAGCCTCTACAAGCCGGGAATGACGACGGCAGAGGTTGCCGAACGCGCCAAGGTGACCATTTACGCCTATGACGCCGCCATAGGAGCTTGA
- a CDS encoding 2-dehydro-3-deoxygalactonokinase has translation MTRPAYVAVDWGTSSFRLWVIGEDDSILGERRSGEGMTSAAQTGFAQVLQSHLTALSAPNDLPVIVCGMAGARQGWVEAGYIDTPTSLAAILTGAVSVPGQARDVRILPGLAQRAKDVPDVMRGEETQLLGAIPADAKGEQIVCMPGTHSKWVRVIDGQVTGFSTFMTGELFDVITKHSILSHAVAGAADLPADNATFETAIKAAFEKPALATNLLFTARAGQLLHGLTAAGAQALISGTLIGAEIAGALSSAGQGATITLVASGRLQALYEDAFRTLSLTYTTVDADAAVRSGLSAAAKAIWPNNERAS, from the coding sequence ATGACAAGACCCGCATATGTAGCGGTAGACTGGGGCACCAGCAGTTTCCGGCTGTGGGTAATCGGCGAGGACGACAGCATTCTCGGCGAGCGCCGTAGCGGCGAAGGCATGACATCGGCGGCGCAGACCGGCTTTGCCCAAGTGCTGCAATCGCATCTGACCGCCCTTTCCGCGCCCAACGACCTTCCCGTCATCGTCTGCGGCATGGCCGGCGCGCGTCAGGGCTGGGTGGAAGCCGGCTATATCGACACACCGACATCGCTTGCCGCTATCCTGACCGGCGCCGTCTCCGTCCCCGGTCAGGCGCGCGATGTCCGCATTCTGCCGGGCCTTGCGCAGCGCGCCAAGGATGTGCCGGACGTCATGCGCGGCGAGGAGACGCAATTGCTCGGCGCAATCCCGGCCGACGCGAAAGGCGAGCAGATCGTCTGCATGCCGGGCACGCATTCGAAATGGGTGCGTGTGATCGACGGCCAGGTCACTGGCTTTTCCACCTTCATGACCGGCGAGCTTTTCGACGTCATCACCAAGCACAGCATCCTCTCCCACGCTGTTGCTGGCGCCGCCGACCTGCCGGCCGACAATGCCACCTTTGAAACCGCGATCAAGGCCGCCTTCGAGAAGCCGGCGCTGGCCACCAACCTGCTCTTTACCGCCCGCGCCGGCCAGCTTCTGCATGGACTGACAGCGGCCGGTGCACAGGCGCTGATTTCCGGTACACTGATCGGCGCCGAAATTGCCGGTGCGCTGTCATCGGCCGGCCAAGGAGCGACGATTACCTTGGTCGCCTCCGGACGCCTGCAGGCGCTCTATGAAGATGCCTTCCGCACCCTATCCCTCACCTATACGACTGTTGATGCCGATGCCGCCGTCCGCAGCGGGCTTTCCGCCGCCGCCAAGGCAATCTGGCCGAATAACGAAAGAGCAAGCTGA
- a CDS encoding SDR family NAD(P)-dependent oxidoreductase — MTEVQAQFPDLKDRTVLITGGGSGIGAALVEGFAQQGAKVAFIDIAEEPSKTLAARLSAQSAHPVAFYHADLRDIGNIKSTVAAVESDLGAIGVLVNNAAWDDRHDFDTTTEEYWDNSQAINLKQVFFVSQAAAPGMRAAGGGSIINFSSIVIKMNQPQLSSYATAKAGVIGLTKSLAGRLGPENIRVNAVLPGMVVTERQMELWLTEEGIAKTIERQCLKHVLKAADLVGPTLFLASNCSGSITAQSIIVDGGIF, encoded by the coding sequence TTGACCGAGGTACAGGCGCAATTTCCTGATCTTAAGGATCGCACAGTCCTGATCACCGGCGGCGGCTCCGGCATCGGTGCGGCCCTTGTCGAGGGCTTCGCGCAACAGGGTGCCAAGGTTGCCTTCATCGACATCGCCGAGGAGCCGAGCAAGACGCTTGCCGCCCGGCTGTCGGCGCAATCGGCGCATCCTGTCGCCTTCTATCATGCCGACCTGCGCGATATCGGCAATATCAAGAGTACGGTTGCCGCCGTCGAATCCGATCTCGGCGCCATCGGCGTCCTCGTCAACAATGCCGCCTGGGACGACCGCCACGACTTTGATACGACGACCGAGGAATACTGGGACAACAGCCAGGCGATCAACCTCAAGCAGGTGTTCTTCGTCTCGCAGGCAGCAGCGCCCGGCATGCGGGCGGCCGGCGGCGGGTCGATCATCAATTTCTCGTCGATCGTCATCAAAATGAACCAGCCGCAGCTTTCTTCCTATGCGACCGCCAAGGCCGGCGTCATCGGCCTGACCAAGAGCCTCGCCGGCCGTCTCGGACCGGAAAACATCCGCGTCAATGCCGTTCTCCCGGGCATGGTCGTCACCGAACGGCAGATGGAACTCTGGCTCACCGAGGAAGGCATCGCCAAGACGATCGAGCGCCAATGCCTCAAGCATGTTCTGAAGGCCGCCGATCTGGTCGGCCCCACTCTCTTTCTCGCATCCAACTGCTCGGGTAGCATCACCGCGCAGTCCATCATTGTCGACGGAGGCATTTTCTAA
- a CDS encoding IclR family transcriptional regulator: protein MGGTRRGRETGTLGKLMALLDLVALADHPMRFTDILSFSNQPRGTLHRQLSHLVEEGLLEIDRDGRYLPGIRLLSLASRSWERNEFRAVAEPHLSLLHTQTGETVHLGVLRGAEVIYLDKVEGRQSVRMYSQIGNASPAYCTGVGKAALSMLDDIGLEARLAGLKFHAYTEHTHRDVADLLADIAAIRTRGYAFDREEHESGICCVAAPIHSDDGNMLAGVSVTGPAYRVTSEKLQEWAPLVRAAAASIMQDMHSRLGPKR from the coding sequence ATGGGGGGTACGCGCCGTGGCCGGGAGACGGGGACGCTCGGCAAACTCATGGCGCTGCTTGATCTCGTAGCGCTGGCCGATCACCCCATGCGTTTCACCGACATCCTGTCATTCTCCAACCAGCCGCGTGGCACACTGCATCGGCAATTGTCGCACCTCGTTGAGGAGGGGCTGCTGGAGATCGATCGCGACGGGCGCTATCTGCCCGGCATCAGGCTGTTGAGCCTCGCGTCACGCAGTTGGGAGCGAAATGAATTCCGCGCTGTCGCCGAGCCGCATCTCAGCCTTTTGCACACGCAGACCGGCGAAACCGTACACCTCGGCGTCCTGCGCGGCGCGGAGGTCATCTATCTCGACAAGGTCGAGGGCCGGCAGTCCGTGCGGATGTATTCACAGATCGGCAACGCCTCGCCGGCCTATTGCACCGGTGTCGGCAAGGCGGCGCTTTCCATGCTGGACGATATCGGCCTCGAAGCGCGTCTCGCCGGTCTCAAGTTTCATGCCTATACCGAGCATACCCATCGCGATGTGGCGGATCTTCTTGCCGATATCGCGGCTATCAGGACGCGCGGTTACGCCTTTGACCGCGAAGAGCACGAAAGTGGTATTTGTTGCGTCGCTGCGCCCATTCATTCCGACGACGGCAATATGCTGGCGGGCGTGTCGGTGACCGGGCCGGCCTATCGCGTCACATCGGAAAAGTTGCAGGAGTGGGCGCCCCTGGTCAGGGCGGCTGCAGCCTCCATCATGCAGGATATGCACAGCCGGCTGGGTCCGAAGCGATAG
- a CDS encoding helix-turn-helix transcriptional regulator, producing MMAALVQAGGSPRGEDYIDEIAGLKTQFDVFRFMKRLTEAYRCRAFLVVNLPTPTSFDLQSNSVINNWPAELLTMYDQEGLLRNSTVSRRLRVSTLPFVYDSAANTNHDDSKIQVRVSLFERFRMARSICLPTHDASGIRGAVILSGDRDPFTAEEIKDLFYVAIYVFDRLAEIRSLDVRIVDALTDREIDCLNWTAAGKTSAEIAEILTLSEHTVNHYLNRATKKLDTVNRTQAVAKALRVGLIK from the coding sequence ATGATGGCAGCTTTAGTGCAGGCGGGAGGATCCCCTCGCGGTGAAGATTACATTGATGAAATCGCCGGTCTGAAAACCCAGTTCGATGTTTTTCGTTTCATGAAGCGCTTGACCGAAGCCTATCGTTGCCGGGCTTTCCTGGTCGTGAACCTGCCGACGCCCACGTCCTTCGATCTGCAGAGCAATTCGGTTATCAACAATTGGCCGGCCGAACTGCTGACGATGTATGATCAGGAAGGGCTCTTGCGCAACAGCACCGTGTCGCGGCGCCTGCGCGTTTCGACATTGCCCTTCGTCTACGATTCCGCGGCAAACACCAATCACGATGACAGCAAGATTCAGGTCAGGGTTTCTTTGTTCGAGCGTTTTCGGATGGCGCGGAGCATCTGTTTGCCGACCCATGATGCATCCGGCATTCGCGGCGCGGTCATACTCTCGGGCGATCGTGACCCCTTCACGGCTGAAGAGATCAAGGATCTCTTCTATGTCGCGATCTATGTCTTCGACAGGCTCGCCGAAATCCGCAGCCTGGATGTGCGGATCGTCGATGCGCTCACCGACCGCGAGATCGATTGTTTGAATTGGACGGCAGCCGGCAAGACCAGCGCCGAAATTGCCGAAATCCTCACGCTCTCGGAACATACGGTCAATCACTACTTGAACCGTGCCACCAAGAAGCTGGATACCGTCAACCGCACCCAGGCGGTCGCAAAGGCGTTGCGCGTCGGGTTGATAAAATAG